The following proteins come from a genomic window of Trueperaceae bacterium:
- a CDS encoding MFS transporter, protein MTVNSSRRRVVTGVNLALLITLAHTANDAFTNVLPVYLPILQVRFDLGEAALAGFVALISLSSNVMQAFAGALADRWGRRRAAALGLVVGSLLMSFLAVVPTVWSLFLLLAVGGLGSAIFHPAAASMVHAVGERKGFGMGLFMAGGPIGSAAMPVVVLYVIRQFGIGYVPWLAVVGVILGLLLLFLTPRQTQPQASARPRIFDRSLFTGPVGLLALAGTMRAVAFISFTNAMPLYLVNVRGFDTESAVIGWTLFAYSAAASAGVFLAGSLEGRMGRAKLATGSMLLAAPLLLSTLLVSPGTLGFYALAALAGMFTNGAIPLLLVSAQDLAPHAVASASGMLMGFTWGMAGVLYVGFGAFQQLLGLTPALALSFTFVVPAALLALFIMRKYDLGTVAPSR, encoded by the coding sequence GTGACCGTCAACTCCTCTCGTCGCAGAGTCGTCACCGGCGTCAACCTCGCACTTCTGATCACGCTCGCCCACACGGCCAACGACGCGTTCACCAACGTCCTGCCCGTTTACCTGCCCATCCTGCAGGTACGTTTCGACCTGGGAGAGGCGGCCCTGGCCGGCTTCGTGGCTCTGATCTCGCTGTCGTCGAACGTGATGCAGGCGTTCGCCGGTGCCCTGGCCGATCGCTGGGGGAGACGCCGCGCCGCGGCCCTGGGCCTGGTAGTGGGCTCGTTGCTGATGAGCTTCCTGGCGGTGGTACCCACCGTCTGGTCGCTGTTCCTGCTCCTCGCCGTGGGCGGGCTCGGCTCGGCGATATTCCACCCAGCGGCAGCTTCGATGGTGCACGCTGTGGGCGAACGGAAAGGCTTCGGCATGGGCCTGTTCATGGCCGGGGGGCCCATCGGGAGCGCCGCCATGCCGGTGGTCGTCCTCTACGTCATCCGCCAGTTCGGCATCGGCTACGTGCCCTGGTTGGCTGTCGTCGGCGTGATCCTCGGCCTCCTGCTCCTGTTCCTGACGCCGCGTCAGACGCAACCGCAGGCGAGCGCCCGGCCGCGCATCTTCGACCGTTCGCTGTTCACCGGACCTGTCGGGCTGTTGGCCCTGGCGGGCACGATGCGAGCCGTCGCCTTCATAAGTTTCACCAATGCCATGCCGCTCTACCTCGTGAACGTACGTGGCTTCGACACCGAGTCGGCCGTCATCGGCTGGACGCTGTTCGCCTACTCGGCCGCGGCCTCTGCCGGCGTCTTCCTCGCGGGTTCACTGGAGGGGCGAATGGGACGCGCCAAGCTCGCGACCGGCAGCATGCTGCTGGCCGCCCCGCTGCTCCTCTCCACCCTGCTGGTCAGCCCAGGCACCCTCGGTTTCTACGCCCTGGCGGCGCTGGCCGGGATGTTCACCAACGGCGCCATACCGCTGCTGCTGGTGAGCGCACAGGACCTCGCGCCGCACGCGGTCGCCAGCGCCTCCGGCATGCTGATGGGGTTCACCTGGGGCATGGCGGGCGTCCTCTACGTAGGTTTCGGCGCCTTCCAACAGCTCCTCGGCCTCACTCCCGCGCTGGCGCTGAGCTTCACTTTCGTCGTCCCGGCGGCGCTGTTGGCGCTGTTCATAATGCGCAAGTACGACCTGGGAACCGTCGCGCCTTCC
- a CDS encoding DUF488 domain-containing protein, protein MARIFTVGYEGTTAQEFIDCLRENGVSLLVDVRERTASRKAGFSKTRLSEALTEAGIAYEHWRDLGTPKPIRDLLKKDKDWEAYREAYLRRLDDRPDLVAALAERTAPEAACLMCFERDALSCHRSLVAQRMRDRRYVEEVVHLAPMLSR, encoded by the coding sequence GTGGCCCGCATCTTCACGGTCGGCTACGAGGGGACGACGGCGCAGGAGTTCATCGACTGCCTGCGAGAGAACGGCGTGTCTCTGCTCGTCGACGTGCGGGAGCGAACGGCCAGCCGCAAGGCCGGGTTCTCCAAGACCAGGCTCTCCGAGGCGCTCACGGAAGCGGGCATAGCCTACGAACATTGGCGAGACCTGGGAACACCCAAGCCTATCCGCGACCTGCTCAAGAAGGACAAAGACTGGGAAGCCTATCGTGAGGCTTACCTGCGGCGTCTCGACGACCGCCCCGATCTGGTGGCTGCTCTCGCCGAGCGAACCGCGCCGGAGGCGGCATGTCTGATGTGCTTCGAGCGGGACGCGCTCAGCTGCCACCGCTCACTGGTAGCCCAGCGGATGCGGGACCGGCGTTACGTCGAAGAGGTGGTGCACCTGGCGCCGATGCTGAGCAGGTGA
- a CDS encoding 4a-hydroxytetrahydrobiopterin dehydratase, producing the protein MSDLASKQCVPCMGGVPPLEGEELRELERRLGGGWRVVNDHHLEKTYEFEDFRQALEFTNRLGELAEEQGHHPDIHLSWGKVGVEIFTHKIDGLTESDFVLAAKTDKLLQPS; encoded by the coding sequence ATGAGCGATCTGGCTTCGAAGCAGTGCGTACCGTGCATGGGCGGCGTGCCGCCGCTCGAAGGCGAGGAGTTGCGGGAGCTCGAGCGGCGACTCGGGGGCGGCTGGCGGGTAGTGAACGACCACCACCTGGAGAAGACCTACGAGTTCGAGGACTTCCGCCAGGCCCTCGAGTTCACCAACAGGCTGGGCGAACTGGCCGAGGAGCAGGGTCACCACCCCGACATCCACCTGTCGTGGGGCAAGGTGGGCGTCGAGATCTTCACCCACAAGATCGACGGGCTCACCGAGAGCGACTTCGTGCTCGCAGCCAAGACCGACAAGCTCCTGCAGCCCAGCTAG